In the Ornithodoros turicata isolate Travis chromosome 5, ASM3712646v1, whole genome shotgun sequence genome, aaactttgtagaatttactaaaattcagtacaagcagcagtataactacgtcgtcgcgttggacacggagagcgtgcTCGCGCCCAgcggtgttggcatgcagcgtcacgtcacctcgagcttctgtgccgtgcgcacccacgactcgaaggtgatgcgcatcaggacgcaccacggtgaagattccgcgaggcagtgcgtcagagctcTGATGGAAATGCGagatgagatgatcgccctgaacgcttgcccagccgaaatggtgctgaatgacgAGCAACGAGCGCGACACgaagctgccacccactgcgcgtactgcgtgcgggagttcgcgcaagatctaccccgtgtccggcaccacgaccattccaagcgttgtactgccggcgagacaaattacatcgcaacgctgtgcaacccctgtaacgtggcgtacacgacgcgggaaaaactgcccatcatggtgcacaatctggcctacgatttggccggactactgcgggaatttcaccttctcgagtggaagcgagctcccttcatcgtggccagttccatggaaaaaattcgatcgttcgaaattggcaccttcctattcagagataccatgcagtacctaaattcgtcgctgggagagctcgtggaaaccgtcaaatccatggggggcgcagaggcgttccaatgcctgaagcaggtatttggagacgactacgaaattttgcttcgtaaaggtgtattcccgtacagccacgttagctcgttcgcggtctacgacgaattggctctgcctgcaaaatccgccttccgaaacgatctgacgggggaggatataagcgacgaagactatcagtacgcgctgcacgtatttgaacgttttggatgctcgaatctgagggattataatgcattgtacctgaaaacggatgccctgttacatgctgacgtaatgcagcacttccggcgcctgtgctacgacgcgcgcggattggaattgcttcattgcgtttcgctggcatcctattcgtggcaatgcgctctaaattacacgcgggcgaaattggagctgatcatcgatgaggacatgtaccggaccatcgaatcgggtgttagaggcggactctgtcaggcgagcaggcgtcatttacgggctaacaacccgttgtgcagtggctacgatcccgataaggaggaggtgtacatatcgtacatagattgcaacaatctttacggcttcagtatgataaagcacctccccgtcggcaatttcgaatgggtcgaggattttagctccgtggattttatgcgtcatcccacggattcggacgtgggatacgtgtacgtgtgcgatttggagtatccaaaatctatccacgcgctgacgcggtacttccccctggctcccgagaaggcggtcgttccgaaggaatggctctcaccattccagcgggggctcctcgaagagttaatgtatcaaccagcgaacagcaaaaagctgctgctcacgtgcaaggacaaggtcgggtacgtcgttcattacgcgctgctcgcgctctattgtagattgggcatgcgggtgacgaaaattcaccgaattctaaaatttcgtcaggcaccattcctgcgtccctacatcgaggacaatgttgccagacgcgtcgcctcgagcacgacgttcgagaaaaatttctataaaatctcaaataatgcggtcttcgggcgtacgttgctaaataaatttaatatgcgagacattcgagtagccttcgatgaggagacagcgagtcgcctcgggagtcgggcggaatgcgcgcgaatggaaattttgtcccccgattgcgtcatgtacgaaatgcgcaaaagaaaagtgcgatgcgatttccccctgcagattggcttcacgattttagaactgagtaagttaaccatgtactcgttctactatgaaaccctgctgagcaagctcacttgtccggtgattacctgctactttgacacggattctctgatcctcggcctattctgcaaggactacgaagatcagttacgcgcgatcgccgacgaccatttagatttgtcttccttcgatcgtgatcatccactgtaca is a window encoding:
- the LOC135395463 gene encoding uncharacterized protein LOC135395463 — translated: MRHPTDSDVGYVYVCDLEYPKSIHALTRYFPLAPEKAVVPKEWLSPFQRGLLEELMYQPANSKKLLLTCKDKVGYVVHYALLALYCRLGMRVTKIHRILKFRQAPFLRPYIEDNVARRVASSTTFEKNFYKISNNAVFGRTLLNKFNMRDIRVAFDEETASRLGSRAECARMEILSPDCVMYEMRKRKVRCDFPLQIGFTILELSKLTMYSFYYETLLSKLTCPVITCYFDTDSLILGLFCKDYEDQLRAIADDHLDLSSFDRDHPLYSERNRGRLGAFKSETGSVPIEEVICLKAKMYSIKLAGGKQIARAKGVKKNIVRKHLLHDTYRDTLFKHASVSHEQVSIVGKKQCMYTIRNVKRSLMAYDDKRYLYNDVDSYPYGSCEYDNAEDE